Proteins from a genomic interval of Heteronotia binoei isolate CCM8104 ecotype False Entrance Well chromosome 5, APGP_CSIRO_Hbin_v1, whole genome shotgun sequence:
- the LOC132570896 gene encoding zinc finger protein 420-like produces the protein MCPESGKRLSKSGSLQYHQRPHTGGKPFECSECGKRFSRSGSLQSHQRTHTGEKPFECSECRKRFSQSSTLQNHQRIHTGEKPSECSECGKRFSWSGYLQSHQRIHTGGKPFECSECGKRFSQSKTFQHHQRTHTGEKPFECSECGKKFSRNGSLQRHQRTHTGEKPFECSECGKRFSRSSSLQNHQIIHTGEKPFECSECGKRFSWSSSLQSHQITHTGEKPFECSECGKRFSRSGPLQNHQRIHTGEKPFECPECGKRFRRSGHLQHHQRIHTGQKPYECSECGKRFSRSGYLQSHQRIHTGGKPFECSECGKRFSQSKTFQHHQRTHTGEKPFECSECGKKFSRNGSLQRHQRTHTGEKPFECSECGKRFSRSSSLQNHQITHTGEKPFECSECGKRFSWSSSLQSHQITHTGEKPFECSECGKRFSRSGPLQNHQRIHTGEKPFECPECGKRFRRSGHLQHHQRIHTGQKPYECSECGKKFIQSTNLQRHQRIHTGGKPFECSECGKRFSQSSTLQLHQRIHTGEKPFECSECGKRFSQRRNLQQHQRTHRGENL, from the coding sequence ATGTGCCCAGAGAGTGGAAAGAGATTAAgtaagagtggcagtcttcaatatcatcagagaccCCACACAGGgggaaaaccttttgaatgctcagagtgtggaaagagattcagccggagtggcagtcttcaaagtcatcagagaacccatacaggggaaaaaccttttgagtgctcagagtgtagaaagagattcagtcagagtagcactcttcaaaatcatcaaagaatccatacaggggaaaaaccttctgagtgctcagagtgtggaaagagattcagttggagtggctatcttcaaagtcatcagagaatccacacaggcgggaaaccttttgaatgctcagagtgcggaaagagattcagtcagagtaaaacttttcaacatcatcagagaacccacacaggggagaaaccttttgaatgctcagagtgtggaaagaaattcagtcggaatggcagtcttcaacgtcatcagagaacccacacaggggagaaaccttttgaatgctcagagtgtggaaagagattcagtcggagtagcagtcttcaaaatcatcagattattcacacaggggagaaaccttttgaatgctcagagtgtggaaagagattcagttggagtagcagtcttcaaagtcatcagattacccacacaggggagaaaccttttgaatgctcagagtgtggaaagagattcagtcggagtggccctcttcaaaatcatcagagaatccacacaggggagaaaccttttgaatgcccagagtgcggaaagagatttcgtcggagtggccatcttcaacatcatcagagaatccacacaggccaaaaaccttatgaatgctcagagtgtggaaagagattcagtcggagtggctatcttcaaagtcatcagagaatccacacaggcgggaaaccttttgaatgctcagagtgcggaaagagattcagtcagagtaaaacttttcaacatcatcagagaacccacacaggggagaaaccttttgaatgctcagagtgtggaaagaaattcagtcggaatggcagtcttcaacgtcatcagagaacccacacaggggagaaaccttttgaatgctcagagtgtggaaagagattcagtcggagtagcagtcttcaaaatcatcagattactcacacaggggagaaaccttttgaatgctcagagtgtggaaagagattcagttggagtagcagtcttcaaagtcatcagattacccacacaggggagaaaccttttgaatgctcagagtgtggaaagagattcagtcggagtggccctcttcaaaatcatcagagaatccacacaggggagaaaccttttgaatgcccagagtgtggaaagagatttcgtcggagtggccatcttcaacatcatcagagaatccacacaggccaaaaaccttatgaatgctcagagtgtggaaagaaattcattcAGAGTAccaatcttcaacgtcatcagagaatccacacaggcgggaaaccttttgaatgctcagagtgtggaaagagattcagtcagagtagcactcttcaacttcatcagagaatccacacaggggaaaaaccttttgagtgctcagagtgtggaaagagattcagtcagaggaggaatcttcaacagcatcagagaacacacagagGGGAGAATCTTTAG